A part of Bacilli bacterium genomic DNA contains:
- a CDS encoding LacI family DNA-binding transcriptional regulator yields MKATIYDVAKEAGVSIATVSNAINGKGKISKKRREQIFKIMERLQYQPSMIASALTGKKTFSLGLLIPDISNPFFAEIARAIEDQAHHSGYSVIICSTDNEEERVERYISLLLQKSVDCIIIGTGIENIDTLIQLQNKSIPIAMIAREVSSLSVHTVVTDDFVGGTLAAQHFLTHGHRNLAVLSENLKVSSSRERIRGFKTALLEGGVAFDDSCVVECDHKIEDGRRGMLELLSNKKHPTAVFCCNDLLAIGALQAIKEKGLRVPEDISIIGFDNTILASVTDPPLTTVAQPMEHMAKLAFNLLIQDLENTESIKQRIVLRPELIVRQSTSAYKG; encoded by the coding sequence GTGAAAGCTACCATTTATGATGTCGCAAAAGAAGCCGGGGTTTCGATTGCAACCGTGTCAAATGCGATAAATGGCAAAGGCAAAATCAGCAAAAAAAGGCGCGAACAGATCTTTAAAATTATGGAGCGGCTGCAATACCAACCCAGTATGATTGCGTCCGCTTTAACCGGCAAGAAAACTTTTTCCCTGGGGTTGCTGATACCGGATATATCAAACCCGTTTTTTGCGGAGATTGCGCGAGCGATCGAAGACCAGGCTCACCACTCAGGTTACAGCGTCATCATCTGCAGCACCGACAATGAAGAAGAACGGGTCGAACGCTATATCTCGTTATTGTTGCAAAAAAGCGTCGATTGTATCATTATCGGAACCGGTATCGAGAATATCGATACGCTTATCCAACTCCAGAACAAATCGATACCCATTGCCATGATCGCCCGCGAAGTCTCTTCGCTTTCCGTCCACACAGTGGTAACGGACGATTTTGTCGGGGGAACACTGGCGGCGCAACATTTTCTCACACACGGGCATCGCAACTTGGCGGTTTTATCGGAAAATTTAAAAGTTAGCAGCAGCCGCGAACGGATAAGAGGGTTTAAAACAGCGCTTTTGGAAGGCGGAGTGGCATTCGATGATTCCTGTGTTGTCGAATGTGACCATAAAATCGAAGACGGTAGACGAGGCATGCTGGAACTTCTAAGCAATAAGAAACATCCGACGGCCGTATTCTGCTGTAACGACTTATTGGCGATAGGAGCGCTGCAAGCGATCAAGGAAAAGGGGTTGCGTGTGCCGGAAGATATATCCATCATCGGATTTGACAATACCATACTCGCATCGGTTACCGATCCGCCGTTAACTACGGTAGCCCAACCAATGGAACATATGGCGAAACTGGCTTTCAATTTGCTGATTCAGGATTTGGAAAATACCGAGTCCATCAAGCAGCGTATCGTTTTGCGGCCGGAGTTGATTGTACGGCAATCGACTTCGGCATATAAGGGATGA